The Martelella sp. AD-3 genome includes a region encoding these proteins:
- a CDS encoding Dabb family protein — translation MIRHIVFFSVPEGGDADQIEAGLSILTESPHALVLEIGRNTRSDLYDEKVDFVVYGEFEDETALAAYREHSLYKKSTALVRPLREMRIAADYDTAKAVRHARPTD, via the coding sequence ATGATCAGACATATCGTTTTCTTTTCGGTGCCGGAGGGCGGCGATGCCGATCAGATCGAGGCCGGCCTTTCGATCCTGACGGAAAGCCCGCATGCTTTAGTTCTGGAGATCGGTCGCAACACGCGCAGCGATCTTTATGACGAGAAGGTCGATTTCGTCGTCTATGGCGAATTCGAGGACGAGACGGCGCTGGCCGCCTATCGCGAACACTCGCTCTACAAGAAGTCGACGGCGCTTGTCCGTCCGCTCCGCGAGATGCGCATTGCCGCCGATTACGACACGGCAAAGGCCGTGCGGCATGCGCGTCCGACGGACTGA
- a CDS encoding terminase large subunit domain-containing protein, with product MPKPISSTSSKSGPRNWQSGVSPSAPVANDPYALVKALARDWAFLGRPEQMPPAGDWRTWLLMGGRGSGKTRAGAEWVHALALSGGAKCDLRIALVAETLGDAREVMIDGVSGICRIARRMAPVLEITRRRLVWPNGAVAYLFSSEDPEALRGPQFHFAWCDELAKWRYGQECWDMLQFGLRLGARPRQMVTTTPRAVPLLKKLMAESDTALTRISTADNHANLAPGFIKTLASRYGGTRLGRQELEGEMIEDREDGLWRRGELETVVSRNAMATGRIVVAVDPPSGSGRRSVCGIVVAGGMENGGALVLADCSVEGGTPAEWARAVVEAYRRFDADRVVAEINQGGDMVTAMLKSVDERLPVATVRARRGKFLRAEPVAALYEQGRVRHAGHFARLVDQMCDFGPDGLSGGRSPDRLDALVWALTALLLEGDGVPRVRGV from the coding sequence ATGCCAAAGCCCATTTCCTCGACCTCATCGAAAAGCGGGCCGAGGAACTGGCAGAGCGGCGTATCGCCGAGCGCGCCGGTGGCCAATGATCCCTATGCTCTTGTCAAAGCGCTTGCCCGCGACTGGGCCTTTCTGGGGCGGCCCGAACAAATGCCGCCCGCGGGCGACTGGCGGACATGGCTCCTGATGGGCGGGCGCGGTTCCGGCAAGACGCGGGCCGGCGCGGAATGGGTGCACGCACTGGCGCTTTCAGGCGGCGCAAAATGCGATCTGCGCATCGCCCTTGTGGCCGAGACGCTCGGGGATGCGCGCGAGGTGATGATCGACGGCGTGTCCGGCATCTGCCGGATCGCGCGGCGGATGGCTCCGGTGCTGGAGATCACCCGCCGGCGGCTGGTCTGGCCGAACGGCGCCGTGGCTTATCTTTTTTCCTCTGAAGATCCGGAGGCGCTGCGCGGGCCGCAATTCCACTTCGCCTGGTGCGATGAGCTGGCGAAATGGCGCTACGGCCAGGAATGCTGGGACATGCTGCAGTTCGGTCTGCGGCTTGGCGCGCGGCCGCGCCAGATGGTGACGACGACGCCGCGCGCCGTGCCGCTTTTGAAGAAGCTGATGGCGGAGAGCGACACGGCGCTGACGCGGATTTCGACGGCGGACAACCACGCCAATCTGGCCCCGGGCTTCATCAAGACGCTCGCAAGCCGCTATGGCGGCACGCGGCTCGGCCGGCAGGAACTCGAAGGGGAAATGATCGAGGACCGCGAGGACGGTTTGTGGCGGCGGGGAGAACTTGAGACGGTCGTCTCCCGCAATGCCATGGCGACGGGACGGATTGTTGTCGCGGTCGATCCGCCCTCCGGTTCCGGTCGCCGCTCGGTTTGCGGCATCGTTGTCGCGGGCGGCATGGAAAACGGCGGCGCGCTGGTGCTGGCCGACTGCTCGGTGGAGGGCGGCACGCCGGCCGAGTGGGCCCGCGCCGTGGTCGAGGCCTATCGCCGCTTTGATGCCGACCGGGTGGTCGCCGAGATCAATCAGGGCGGCGACATGGTGACGGCGATGCTGAAAAGCGTCGACGAGCGGCTGCCGGTTGCAACGGTGAGGGCGCGGCGCGGCAAGTTTCTGCGCGCCGAGCCGGTTGCCGCGCTTTATGAGCAGGGCAGGGTGCGCCATGCGGGCCATTTCGCCCGGCTTGTCGACCAGATGTGCGATTTCGGTCCGGACGGGCTTTCGGGCGGGCGCTCGCCGGACCGGCTCGACGCCCTGGTCTGGGCGCTGACGGCGCTGCTTCTGGAAGGCGACGGGGTGCCGCGCGTGCGCGGGGTGTGA